The Georgenia faecalis genome includes a window with the following:
- the carA gene encoding glutamine-hydrolyzing carbamoyl-phosphate synthase small subunit, translating into MRTRRDPALLVLEDGFVLRGEAYGQLGRTVGEIVFSTGMTGYQETLTDPSYHRQIVVMTAPHIGNTGVNDEDPESSRIWVAGFVVRDAARRASSWRSERELEDELRDQGVVGICSVDTRALTRHLRERGVMRGGIFSGTALPAGAAEGNAAAREVLGDLVRQAPAMTGADLAGQVTTPHAYVVEPAGEPVATVVAVDLGIKSRTPAQLAARGVRVHVVPQSITLPEILALAPDGVFFSNGPGDPGAATHEVELLRGVLDAKVPFFGICFGNQLLGRALGYGTYKLEYGHRGVNQPVLDRATGRVEITAHNHGFAVDAPTDAPSVAPFDGGRYGRVEVSHLGLNDDVVEGLRALDIPAFSVQYHPEAAAGPHDAEHLFDRFIALMTQRRASATREDA; encoded by the coding sequence GTGAGAACCCGACGAGACCCTGCCCTGCTGGTCCTGGAGGACGGCTTCGTCCTGCGCGGCGAGGCGTACGGCCAGCTCGGGCGGACGGTCGGCGAGATCGTCTTCTCCACCGGGATGACCGGCTACCAGGAGACCCTCACCGACCCCTCCTACCACCGCCAGATCGTCGTCATGACGGCGCCGCACATCGGCAACACCGGCGTCAACGACGAGGACCCCGAGTCCAGCCGCATCTGGGTGGCCGGGTTCGTCGTGCGCGACGCCGCCCGGCGCGCGTCGAGCTGGCGCTCCGAGCGCGAGCTCGAGGACGAGCTGCGGGACCAGGGCGTCGTGGGCATCTGCTCCGTGGACACCCGCGCCCTCACCCGGCACCTGCGCGAGCGGGGCGTCATGCGCGGCGGCATCTTCTCCGGCACCGCCCTGCCCGCGGGGGCCGCCGAGGGCAACGCCGCCGCCCGCGAGGTCCTCGGTGACCTCGTCCGCCAGGCGCCCGCGATGACCGGCGCCGACCTCGCCGGGCAGGTGACCACCCCGCACGCGTACGTCGTCGAGCCGGCTGGCGAGCCGGTCGCCACCGTCGTCGCGGTGGACCTGGGGATCAAGTCCCGCACGCCGGCCCAGCTGGCCGCGCGCGGGGTGCGCGTGCACGTCGTGCCGCAGAGCATCACGCTGCCCGAGATCCTCGCGCTGGCGCCCGACGGCGTCTTCTTCTCCAACGGCCCCGGCGACCCCGGCGCCGCGACCCACGAGGTGGAGCTCCTGCGCGGCGTGCTCGACGCGAAGGTGCCGTTCTTCGGCATCTGCTTCGGCAACCAGCTCCTCGGCCGCGCCCTGGGCTACGGCACCTACAAGCTGGAGTACGGCCACCGCGGGGTCAACCAGCCCGTCCTCGACCGGGCGACCGGCCGGGTGGAGATCACCGCCCACAACCACGGCTTCGCCGTCGACGCCCCCACCGACGCCCCGAGCGTCGCCCCGTTCGACGGCGGCCGGTACGGGCGGGTCGAGGTCTCCCACCTCGGCCTCAACGACGACGTCGTCGAGGGCCTGCGGGCGCTCGACATCCCCGCGTTCTCGGTCCAGTACCACCCCGAGGCGGCCGCCGGCCCGCACGACGCCGAGCACCTGTTCGACCGCTTCATCGCGCTCATGACCCAGCGCCGCGCGAGCGCCACCCGAGAGGACGCCTGA